From one Acidobacteriota bacterium genomic stretch:
- a CDS encoding acyl-CoA dehydrogenase family protein, with product MDFNFTEEQTMIRDSLARLIKDQYDFDTHRKVVASKEGWRPKMWAQFAELGLLAAPFSEADGGLGGGPIDAMVVMEEFGKGLVVEPFVQTVVCAGGFLKRGTDAQKSEHLAPLIAGERVFAFAYAEPKGRYNLADLETTAKKDGAGYKISGHKAVVVGAPWASHLIVTARTAGGRRDTKGIGVFIVPKDAKGVTTRDYPTVDGRRASEVHFDNVSVGADAVIGDAGNGLPLIERVTDEAIAALCAEACGAMKVAQAMTVEYSRTRKQFGTAIGKFQVLQHKMVDMFMEAEQSVSMTYMATLKLDEDDVTRKKAASAAKVRIGQAGRFVGQNAIQIHGGMGMTDELAIGHYFKRLTIIDSEFGNVDHHLKRYTDLSAAEVAVAAE from the coding sequence ATGGATTTCAATTTCACTGAAGAACAGACGATGATCCGCGACAGCCTCGCACGGCTGATCAAGGACCAGTATGACTTTGACACCCACCGCAAGGTGGTCGCCTCGAAAGAAGGCTGGCGTCCGAAGATGTGGGCGCAGTTCGCCGAACTGGGCCTGCTTGCTGCCCCGTTCAGCGAAGCCGATGGCGGCCTCGGCGGCGGTCCGATCGACGCGATGGTCGTGATGGAGGAGTTCGGCAAGGGACTCGTGGTCGAGCCCTTCGTGCAGACGGTCGTTTGCGCCGGCGGCTTCCTGAAGCGCGGCACCGACGCTCAGAAGTCTGAGCACCTGGCCCCGCTGATTGCCGGCGAGCGCGTATTCGCATTCGCTTACGCCGAGCCGAAAGGCCGCTACAATCTCGCCGATCTCGAGACGACCGCCAAGAAAGACGGCGCCGGCTACAAGATCTCCGGCCACAAGGCGGTGGTCGTGGGCGCCCCCTGGGCGAGCCACCTGATCGTCACGGCACGGACGGCCGGCGGTCGCCGCGATACCAAGGGCATCGGCGTGTTCATCGTGCCGAAGGATGCCAAGGGCGTCACCACGCGCGACTATCCGACGGTCGATGGCCGCCGCGCTTCCGAAGTGCATTTCGACAACGTCTCGGTCGGTGCCGACGCCGTGATCGGCGATGCGGGCAACGGCCTGCCGCTGATCGAGCGCGTGACCGATGAAGCAATCGCAGCCCTCTGCGCCGAAGCTTGCGGTGCCATGAAAGTGGCGCAGGCCATGACGGTCGAATATTCGCGGACGCGCAAACAGTTCGGCACTGCCATCGGCAAGTTCCAGGTCCTGCAGCACAAGATGGTCGACATGTTCATGGAGGCCGAACAGTCGGTTTCGATGACCTACATGGCCACGCTGAAACTGGACGAAGACGACGTGACGCGGAAGAAGGCGGCATCGGCTGCCAAGGTCCGGATCGGGCAGGCCGGCCGTTTCGTCGGCCAGAACGCCATCCAGATCCACGGCGGCATGGGCATGACGGACGAGCTCGCCATCGGCCACTATTTCAAACGCCTGACGATCATCGACTCCGAATTCGGTAACGTCGACCACCACCTCAAGCGGTACACGGATCTTTCTGCTGCTGAAGTGGCCGTCGCGGCCGAATAA